Proteins encoded in a region of the Panicum hallii strain FIL2 chromosome 3, PHallii_v3.1, whole genome shotgun sequence genome:
- the LOC112886529 gene encoding beta-glucuronosyltransferase GlcAT14A-like: MGTGTGGARGGAGGGGLVPGERWWRVLFLALASVSFLISLILLFLSAPRLRLPGVAPSASASAASAVRRGPDAPPCLAYLLIGARGDGRRLLRLLLAVYHPRNRYVLHLSADAPDDERQSLASGVVAAAPAVGAFENVAVVGNPTAGTPVGSSGLAGTLRAAAVLLRLHPDWDWFLTLNAADYPVVTQDDLIHVLSSVPRDLNFIDHTSNIGSKVPEKVEQIIVDAGIYLSGRTNFFRGTQKRPAPVAFKFFTGSPWVILNRQFIEYCILAWENLPRILLMYFNNIIQPQEGYFHSVICNSLEFRNFTVNNDLRFILQEDPAQKESPFLSREHYGQMVDSGAPFARPFRENDPLLDQIDGNVLKRWSNGPVPGAWCSGRKRWFSDPCSQWGDVNIVRPGPQAVKLHQYINQTLDEAKSSSNTCRR; this comes from the exons ATGGGCACCGGGACGGGGGGTGCGagagggggcgcgggcggcggaggctTGGTTCCCGGCGAGCGGTGGTGGCGGGTCCTCTTCCTCGCGCTGGCGTCCGTCTCCTTCCTCATCTCCctcatcctcctcttcctctccgcCCCGCGCCTCCGACTCCCGGGCGTCGCCccgtccgcctccgcctccgccgcttcGGCTGTCCGGCGCGggcccgacgcgccgccctgCCTCGCCTACCTTCTTATCGGCGCGCGGGGCGACGGGCGCCGCCTACTAAGGCTCCTCCTCGCGGTCTACCACCCGCGCAACCGGTACGTGCTCCACCTCTCCGCCGACGCGCCCGACGACGAGCGCCAGAGCCTAGCCTCCGgggtcgtcgccgccgctcccgctgTGGGAGCGTTTGAGAACGTCGCTGTTGTCGGCAACCCAACCGCCGGGACGCCCGTGGGCTCCTCCGGGCTCGCCGGCACGCTCCGCGCCGCGGCTGTGCTGCTCCGGCTCCACCCAGACTGGGACTGGTTCCTCACCCTTAACGCCGCTGACTACCCCGTCGTCACCCAGGACG ATCTGATTCATGTCCTGTCCTCTGTTCCAAGGGACCTTAACTTCATTGACCACACCAGTAACATTGGATCAAAAGT ACCTGAGAAAGTGGAACAAATTATAGTCGATGCTGGAATTTACTTGTCAGGGAGGACCAACTTCTTTCGAGGAACACAGAAACGACCAGCTCCTGTGGCTTTTAAGTTCTTCACAG GTTCCCCATGGGTCATATTAAACCGGCAGTTTATAGAGTACTGCATTCTTGCTTGGGAGAATCTCCCTCGGATTCTTCTCATGTACTTCAACAACATTATACAACCCCAGGAAGGATATTTCCACTCAGTCATCTGCAACTCGCTGGAGTTCCGCAATTTCACTGTGAACAACGACTTGAGGTTTATTCTTCAGGAGGATCCAGCTCAGAAAGAGTCCCCTTTTCTGAGTCGGGAACATTACGGTCAGATGGTGGATAGTGGGGCGCCTTTTGCAAGGCCGTTTCGGGAGAATGATCCTCTGCTGGACCAGATCGATGGCAACGTACTCAAGCGTTGGAGCAATGGACCAGTTCCTGGTGCTTGGTGCTCAGGGAGGAAGAGGTGGTTCAGTGATCCATGTTCCCAGTGGGGCGACGTGAACATTGTGAGACCAGGCCCCCAAGCTGTGAAGTTGCACCAATATATAAATCAGACTTTAGACGAAGCAAAGTCTAGCAGCAACACATGCAGGCGGTAG
- the LOC112886530 gene encoding putative E3 ubiquitin-protein ligase SINA-like 6, translating into MRPARSMKRAKREKAAKEAASPGSAGANKKEMGSSGSRPASAAAAAAGAEAVAYVAAEDADALECGVCFHPLKPPIFQCDEGHVVCSLCRDKLAPAGKCHVCGIATRDYHRCHAMERLLESIRVSCPNAAHGCGARPAYYDQHDHCQTCPHAPCHCPGKDCNFLGSTEALLDHFTSAHGWPSTTKISAFETCCICLRDGFNFILADCTEDDDHLTTSSSSRRYLFLLNVTRQSLGCSITVHFTGHESPSEALICVLGYSRVLYDPRDRHKFLGSHSLQSEINVECMDLSNGLPNPEDCFQFVVPDSVIRKKDKKDGIRAEVRIGIINLE; encoded by the exons ATGAGACCGGCCAGGTCAATGAAACGGGCGAAGCGAGAGAAGGCAGCGAAGGAGGCGGCTTCTCCGGGAAGCGCTGGCGCCAACAAGAAGGAGATGGGTTCCTCCGGTTCGAGGCCCGCGagcgcagcggcagcggcggcgggggcggaggcggtggcgtaCGTGGCGGCGGAGGATGCCGACGCCCTCGAGTGCGGTGTGTGCTTCCACCCGCTCAAGCCCCCCATTTTCCAG TGTGATGAGGGCCATGTGGTGTGCTCTCTGTGCCGTGACAAGCTCGCGCCAGCAGGCAAGTGCCATGTGTGCGGCATTGCCACGCGTGACTACCACAGGTGCCACGCCATGGAGCGCCTGTTGGAGTCCATCCGTGTCTCATGCCCAAATGCAGCCCATGGCTGTGGTGCCAGACCGGCCTACTATGATCAGCATGACCACTGTCAAACGTGTCCACACGCGCCGTGCCACTGCCCGGGCAAGGACTGCAACTTCCTTGGCTCGACAGAAGCGCTCCTGGACCACTTCACCAGTGCACATGGTTGGCCTTCCACCACCAAGATCAGTGCCTTTGAGACATGCTGCATCTGCCTCCGCGACGGATTCAACTTCATCCTCGCTGACTGCACTGAGGACGACGATCATTTAactaccagcagcagcagccgtcgGTACCTGTTCCTCCTGAACGTGACGCGGCAATCACTTGGCTGCTCCATCACTGTGCACTTCACCGGTCATGAGTCACCCTCAGAAGCACTAATATGTGTGCTCGGGTACTCACGGGTACTTTATGACCCTCGTGATCGTCATAAGTTCCTGGGCAGCCATTCTCTGCAATCTGAGATCAATGTGGAATGCATGGATCTCTCCAATGGGCTGCCCAACCCTGAGGACTGCTTCCAGTTCGTCGTGCCAGATTCTGTTATTAGAAAGAAAGACAAGAAGGATGGTATCCGCGCTGAAGTCCGTATCGGCATCATCAATCTGGAGTAG